The following are encoded in a window of Castanea sativa cultivar Marrone di Chiusa Pesio chromosome 9, ASM4071231v1 genomic DNA:
- the LOC142608760 gene encoding replication protein A 70 kDa DNA-binding subunit D-like has protein sequence MWNAINIANNHDLISLDMILVDKEGTLIHASIRKNLAQSFRPQLNEGSIYTITNFLVEENKGNYRPVHNQLKILFNSTTSVSKFNGFDHSITQSQFEFADYGTIASRCYDTTYMTGDYQLSSTFATKLYVNLDIPEVAEIRNKYTTMDITVKDILPKGLPKAQDGELALHNKKTVVEIKDLEWNSKTKDLLVTCNAKIININNKYGWYYVACLICKTKVKQVKGILWCERCKNQPKFAVPSYRIQVQVQDETGSTTFILFDKGVEKIISKIAKELAEMQEEIFKLDGNTLPEEIQKIIGNEYLFQLHLDEYNLKYGKENYIVSKILEMEISHKQNDSRKVEEHQDTMEEIVKKSRKDKYIASPKTEIGEHLLKDLKECRSQCFKNVKRVFSTNIAG, from the exons ATGTGGAATGCAATTAATATAGCAAACAACCATGATCTGATCAGCCTCGATATGATATTGGTTGACAAAGAG GGAACATTGATACATGCAAGCATCAGAAAGAATCTTGCTCAAAGTTTTCGTCCACAACTAAATGAAGGCAGCATATATACAATTACAAATTTCTTAGttgaagaaaataaagggaACTATCGTCCAGTACATAACCAACTCAAAATACTTTTCAATTCTACAACTTCAGTCTCAAAATTCAACGGATTTGATCATTCAATTACTCAATCCCAATTTGAATTTGCTGATTATGGAACAATAGCTTCCCGTTGCTATGACACTACTTACATGACTg GTGACTATCAGCTATCATCCACTTTTGCAACAAAGCTGTATGTCAATTTAGACATTCCAGAAGTTGCAGAAATTAGAAACAA ATACACCACAATGGACATAACCGTAAAAGATATACTACCAAAGGGACTACCTAAAGCACAAGATGGAGAACTTGCcttacataataaaaaaacagtGGTTGAAATAAAGGACTTGGAATGGAATTCAAAGACAAAG GACTTACTGGTAACATGCAATGCCAAAATCATTAATATCAACAACAAATATGGATGGTATTATGTTGCATGTCTTATTTGCAAGACAAAAGTGAAACAAGTCAAAGGAATTCTATGGTGTGAACGTTGTAAAAATCAGCCAAAATTTGCAGTCCCAAG CTATAGAATTCAAGTCCAAGTACAAGATGAGACCGGTTCAACCACATTCATATTGTTTGACAAAGgagttgaaaaaattatatctaaaatTGCAAAAGAACTTGCAGAGATGCAAGAAGAG ATTTTCAAATTAGATGGGAATACTTTACcagaagaaattcaaaaaataattggcAACGAATATTTGTTCCAATTGCATCTTGATGAATATAATCTGAagtatggaaaagaaaattacatagtTTCAAAGATTTTGGAGATGGAAATTTCACATAAACAAAATGACTCACGTAAAGTTGAAGAACATCAG GACACAATGgaggaaattgtaaaaaaatcaagaaaggaCAAGTACATAGCCAGTCCAAAAACAGAAATAGGAGAACATCTATTGAAAGACCTGAAAGAATGCCGCTCCCAATGCTTCAAAAACGTCAAAAGG
- the LOC142611380 gene encoding uncharacterized protein LOC142611380 gives MIDLINADEETYLSADSLCKASSNILDQDVMYPIEFLNSLKFPGIPNHKLRLKVGLPIMLLRNFNQSNGLCNGTRLLVTQLSKWVLEAQIISGNHIGEKMFIPRIVLSPSDSKWSFVLKRRQFPVSVCFAMTINKSQGQSLQCVGLYLDRPVFSHGQLYVDVSRVTSKDGLKILIVENDNTDRFHTKNIVYKEIFDNLPKVSYRNEVVNCEADISECKMELT, from the exons ATGATTGATCTTATTAATGCTGATGAAGAGACATATCTTAGTGCAGATTCATTATGTAAAGCTTCAAGCAACATTCTAGACCAAGATGTCATGTATCCAATAGAATTTCTCAATTCATTGAAGTTCCCTGGTATTCCAAATCATAAACTCAGATTGAAAGTAGGTCTGCCAATAATGTTACTTCGAAATTTTAACCAAAGTAATGGACTTTGTAATGGTACTAGACTTTTGGTCACTCAATTATCAAAATGGGTTTTAGAGGCTCAAATAATATCAGGAAATCATATTGGAGAAAAAATGTTTATTCCAAGAATAGTCTTATCCCCTTCTGATTCCAAATGGTCTTTTGTACTAAAAAGAAGGCAGTTTCCAGTATCTGTTTGCTTTGCTATGACAATTAATAAGAGCCAAGGTCAATCTCTGCAATGTGTTGGACTTTATTTAGATAGACCAGTTTTCAGCCATGGACAGTTATATGTTGATGTATCCAGAGTTACAAGTAAAGATGGTCTCAAGATACTCATTGTAGAAAATGACAATACTGATCGTTTtcatacaaaaaatattgtctACAAAGAAATATTCGATAATTTGCCTAAAG TTTCATATCGCAATGAAGTAGTAAACTGTGAAGCAGATATCAGTGAATGTAAGATGGAGTTAACGTAG